The following proteins are co-located in the Candidatus Terasakiella magnetica genome:
- a CDS encoding ATP-binding protein encodes MNAPLAQEHAASISTNNLGRKKRLYLLSAIVFGVLITLAAIWDIRTSKALVFKQAEEQARSSSFLVSAWITGSFEVVKHENRALRAKIKPSDLIIPPIDIKRHEELAKFVVEEGKTIPQILSLGYMDDECRVVVGATRGVYRLNGKAFPNKAFEGVTIPIGNSYSYQDFCRGLMDFPEREDYLSKIYEGYTKENTMAYVHRLRDEKGEFVGISAISFTMSFFQQWLNRLDLKDIGVFAITDLEGNLLAQLPQTTKRLHKQKLDEAFFKFLPKETKNSQSETNQNIEGENHILHFERVTGLPFYVVIALEKHALLGAWRGKLYGYSVGLILIWLLIAVSVREHFRTVDQSVQLHGFAMQERSKNEEKARFLAMLSHELKTPLSVIRMVLGANTISDQMRETAEQAVNDMDFVIGRTKDVEQLDAEKIELHLSDCDIVENLNEIIETLAQADRFTIVGGPLAIIESDKHLLMMVLSNLLHNAIKYSDPKKSIILELGHIQRNGVEMVEISIANYPGQAGWPDPDMVFTKYYRHVKAHRITGSGLGLYLVSGLTTLLQGAIEYKPDEELIRFVVRLPLSLKG; translated from the coding sequence GTGAACGCCCCCTTAGCTCAAGAACATGCAGCCTCTATAAGTACGAATAATCTGGGGCGCAAAAAAAGGCTTTATTTGCTAAGTGCTATTGTTTTTGGTGTTCTCATCACACTGGCAGCCATCTGGGATATTCGTACATCTAAAGCACTTGTTTTTAAGCAGGCAGAAGAACAAGCCCGGTCTTCCTCATTTCTTGTCTCCGCCTGGATCACGGGTTCCTTTGAGGTGGTGAAACATGAGAATAGAGCGCTTCGGGCCAAGATAAAGCCCTCTGATTTGATCATTCCCCCCATAGATATAAAGCGACATGAAGAACTTGCAAAGTTTGTGGTAGAGGAAGGGAAAACCATTCCTCAGATATTAAGTCTGGGGTATATGGATGACGAATGTCGTGTGGTTGTAGGGGCCACAAGAGGTGTTTATCGCTTAAACGGTAAGGCTTTCCCCAACAAAGCGTTTGAAGGGGTGACGATCCCCATTGGCAATTCTTATAGTTATCAGGATTTCTGTCGTGGCTTGATGGATTTTCCAGAAAGGGAGGATTATCTCTCTAAAATATATGAAGGCTATACCAAAGAAAATACCATGGCCTATGTTCATCGCCTGCGTGATGAGAAAGGGGAATTCGTCGGCATTTCAGCCATTTCCTTTACCATGTCTTTTTTCCAGCAATGGCTTAACAGGTTAGACCTTAAAGATATCGGTGTCTTTGCCATTACCGACCTGGAGGGCAACCTCCTTGCACAGTTGCCCCAAACAACCAAGCGACTTCATAAGCAAAAGCTGGATGAGGCTTTTTTTAAGTTTTTACCTAAAGAGACAAAAAACAGCCAGTCAGAAACTAATCAGAATATTGAGGGTGAAAATCATATCCTTCACTTTGAGCGTGTCACAGGACTGCCTTTTTATGTTGTAATCGCTTTGGAAAAACATGCATTGCTTGGTGCGTGGCGCGGTAAATTATATGGTTATAGCGTTGGTTTAATTTTGATCTGGTTACTTATTGCGGTTTCTGTGCGCGAACATTTTCGCACGGTGGATCAATCTGTCCAATTGCATGGTTTTGCCATGCAGGAACGATCAAAAAATGAAGAAAAAGCCCGTTTTCTGGCCATGCTTTCCCATGAGCTAAAGACACCGCTTTCTGTGATCCGCATGGTTCTTGGGGCAAATACGATAAGTGATCAAATGCGCGAAACTGCTGAACAGGCCGTTAATGATATGGATTTTGTCATTGGGCGGACTAAGGATGTGGAACAGTTAGATGCAGAGAAAATTGAGCTGCATCTTTCAGACTGTGACATAGTAGAAAACTTGAATGAAATTATTGAAACATTGGCACAAGCAGACCGCTTCACGATTGTAGGTGGTCCTCTTGCAATCATTGAGAGCGATAAGCATTTATTGATGATGGTTTTGTCAAACCTTCTTCATAATGCCATCAAATATAGTGACCCTAAAAAAAGCATCATCCTTGAGCTTGGCCATATTCAAAGAAATGGTGTTGAGATGGTGGAAATCAGCATTGCCAATTATCCCGGTCAAGCGGGTTGGCCTGACCCTGATATGGTTTTTACTAAATATTATCGCCATGTAAAAGCCCATCGCATTACCGGAAGTGGTCTGGGGTTATATCTTGTCTCGGGGCTCACCACCTTATTACAAGGGGCTATTGAGTATAAACCGGATGAGGAGTTGATCCGCTTTGTTGTGCGTTTGCCACTGTCACTGAAAGGGTGA
- a CDS encoding TRAP transporter substrate-binding protein, with amino-acid sequence MRKLTAGLFAAAAMMTATVATAADPIVIKFSHVVAENTPKGQMANKFRDLVAERLGDKVKVEVYPSSQLYGDNKVLEAMLLGDVQLAAPSLSKFKKFTKKLQLFDLPFLFKDMAAAEKFQQGPAGQKLLGSMKKKGIIGLGYLHNGMKQISASKPLRTPADASGLKFRIMSSDVLSAQFEAVNAVPLKKPFSEVFTLLQTKAIDGQENTWSNIFSKKFFEVQEYITASDHGLLDYLVVSSTEFWDGMPADIRPQVKKALDEAIAHGNKIAAEKATGDRTAIEASGRSKVLDLTAAERMQWVEAMKPVWAKFEGAVGTDLLNAAIAANN; translated from the coding sequence ATGCGTAAGCTAACCGCTGGCCTTTTTGCCGCTGCTGCTATGATGACTGCAACTGTTGCAACTGCTGCAGATCCAATAGTAATCAAGTTTTCACACGTTGTTGCTGAAAACACTCCAAAAGGCCAAATGGCTAACAAATTCCGCGACCTTGTTGCAGAACGTCTTGGCGACAAAGTTAAAGTAGAAGTTTACCCAAGCTCACAGCTTTATGGTGATAACAAAGTTCTTGAAGCTATGTTGCTTGGCGACGTTCAGTTGGCTGCACCTTCTTTGTCTAAATTCAAAAAATTCACAAAGAAACTGCAACTGTTTGATCTTCCATTCCTGTTTAAAGACATGGCTGCTGCTGAAAAATTCCAGCAAGGCCCTGCCGGTCAGAAACTTCTTGGTTCTATGAAGAAAAAAGGCATCATTGGTCTGGGTTACCTGCACAACGGTATGAAGCAAATCTCTGCTTCCAAGCCACTTCGCACACCTGCTGATGCATCTGGCCTGAAATTCCGTATCATGTCTTCTGACGTTTTGTCTGCTCAGTTTGAAGCTGTGAACGCAGTTCCACTGAAAAAGCCGTTCTCTGAAGTTTTCACACTGTTGCAAACAAAAGCGATCGATGGTCAGGAAAACACTTGGTCAAACATCTTCTCTAAGAAATTCTTTGAAGTACAAGAATACATCACAGCATCCGACCACGGTCTGCTTGACTACCTTGTAGTATCTTCAACTGAATTCTGGGACGGCATGCCTGCTGACATCCGCCCACAAGTTAAAAAAGCACTGGATGAAGCTATTGCTCACGGTAACAAAATCGCTGCTGAAAAAGCAACGGGTGACCGCACTGCAATCGAAGCATCTGGTCGTTCTAAGGTTCTCGATCTAACTGCTGCTGAGCGCATGCAGTGGGTTGAAGCTATGAAGCCTGTATGGGCTAAGTTCGAAGGCGCTGTTGGCACAGACCTTCTGAATGCTGCAATCGCAGCCAATAACTAA